From a single Miscanthus floridulus cultivar M001 chromosome 8, ASM1932011v1, whole genome shotgun sequence genomic region:
- the LOC136469479 gene encoding LOW QUALITY PROTEIN: uncharacterized protein (The sequence of the model RefSeq protein was modified relative to this genomic sequence to represent the inferred CDS: deleted 2 bases in 1 codon), with product MCEDCSREEGAGGRPKYRRILVCLECGRHSCGDSRSYLPCGHARDHARQEQHWVDALFDDPQTAFCFKCECERPVYPEPDDELGTIIGKIQAGGGGHTFGFDMPRDLATRLLKLGDAWRVAELGSGNTQGYAIRGMPNSGNTCYMNAMVQCLLALNKLWAWMLGPYPPPGHLGMALKELFVEASAADSAGRLLNPDRLLRSVRLHAGKYEAYKMHDSYELLESLRNALQDEESGIENPYRERGAPTVIDSIFRGELLETRSCIYCQSASAFHGHFRELSLSLPSEEDLSKSIKSQPMKAATQLLSANISDAKVEQMVQMTTDSPYPEDMGQPPLVAPLKHDAWTTSCNYVDKNGKEIWDNNCIPTIEDCLSLFFKEEVVERSCDCSKVPMEPSTNQSKKGKQMKVGTNDEVAVNGGHTEQSYRTTCPNKQPSELNSMLVECQSSYCRQQNGSDVESETIQMADTNTVGANSRMSCGQKETEYHDGPKWFSTHCGSSLRINSKSVDKNNTIYRLAGVVEHRGGLFMNGGHYVAYVRARKIRNQQQQSSCSSSWFCVDDSNIREATLEEVLKCKPYVLFYERMEDKMTSEIR from the exons ATGTGCGAGGACTGCTCGCGTGAGGAGGGGGCCGGCGGCCGGCCCAAGTATCGCCGTATCCTGGTGTGCCTGGAATGCGGCCGGCATTCTTGCGGGGATTCGAGGAGCTACCTCCCGTGCGGGCACGCTCGGGATCACGCCAGGCAGGAGCAGCACTGGGTCGACGCGCTGTTCGACGATCCACAGACTGCATTCTGCTTCAAGTGCGAGTGTGAACGACCAGTATATCCAGAGCCAGATGACGAGCTGGGGACGATCATCGGCAAAATtcaggcgggcggcggcggccataCGTTTGGATTCGACATGCCCCGCGATCTTGCCACCCGGTTGCTCAAGCTCGGAGACGCATGGCGTGTGGCTGAGCTCGGATCGGGGAATACCCAAGGCTATGCTATCAGAGGGATGCCGAACAGCGGGAACACATGCTACATGAACGCGATGGTGCAGTGCCTCCTCGCGCTCAACAAGTTGTGGGCATGGATGTTAGGGCCGTATCCTCCGCCGGGTCACCTTGGCATGGCACTGAAGGAGCTTTTTGTGGAGGCAAGCGCTGCTGATTCTGCGGGACGCCTTCTGAACCCAGATAGACTATTGAGAAGTGTGCGCTTACATGCTGGCAAGTACGAAGCCTACAAGATGCATGACAGCTACGAATTGCTTGAGTCCTTGCGCAATGCTTTGCAGGATGAGGAAAGTGGAATTGAGAACCCTTACAGGGAAAGAGGTGCTCCGACAGTTATTGATTCGATTTTCAGGGGTGAGCTGTTAGAGACACGGTCCTGCATATATTGTCAGTCTGCTTCGGCTTTCCATGGACATTTCCGGGAGCTCTCACTATCGCTGCCATCAGAGGAGGATCTAAGCAAGAGTATCAAATCTCAACCCATGAAGGCTGCAACTCAATTACTTTCAGCAAA CATCTCCGATGCTAAAGTTGAGCAAATGGTTCAGATGACAACAGATTCCCCCTATCCAGAAGATATGGGTCAACCTCCACTTGTTGCCCCACTAAAACATGATGCATGGACGACATCGTGCAACTATGTAGATAAAAATGGCAAGGAAATATGGGATAACAATTGTATACCAACAATCGAGGATTGTCTATCACTATTTTTTAAAGAGGAGGTGGTAGAAAGGAGCTGTGATTGTTCCAAGGTACCTATGGAGCCAAGTACTAATCAAAGCAAAAAGGGTAAGCAGATGAAGGTAGGTACCAATGATGAGGTAGCAGTTAATGGGGGCCATACTGAACAGTCATACAGGACAACATGCCCAAATAAGCAACCCAGTGAATTGAATAGTATGTTAGTAGAATGCCAATCTTCTTATTGTAGACAACAAAATGGTTCTGATGTAGAGAGTGAAACTATACAGATGGCAGATACAAATACTGTTGGAGCAAATTCAAGGATGAGTTGTGGTCAAAAGGAAACTGAATATCATGACG GACCAAAATGGTTTTCAACTCATTGTGGTTCAAGTTTGAGAATAAATTCAAA GTCTGTGGACAAAAATAACACCATCTATCGTCTAGCTGGTGTCGTAGAGCACCGTGGTGGACTCTTCATGAATGGGGGACACTATGTTGCTTATGTCAGAGCAAGGAAGATTAGAAATCAGCAACAACAGAGCAGTTGCTCTTCCTCATGGTTTTGTGTGGACGATAGTAACATCAGGGAAGCCACTCTAGAAGAA GTTCTAAAGTGCAAGCCTTATGTTCTTTTCTATGAGAGGATGGAAGACAAGATGACTAGTGAGATTAGATAG